A window of Tautonia plasticadhaerens contains these coding sequences:
- the pyrR gene encoding bifunctional pyr operon transcriptional regulator/uracil phosphoribosyltransferase PyrR, translated as MGRPESRIGGPEEMETLLGRLSGQIARGRLPGVPLLLIGIRTRGVPIAERLSGLLEGVPVGAVDITLYRDDLGLQGHWPVLKGTEVPFDVDDAEIVLVDDVLYTGRTVRAAMNAVCDLGRPARVRLAVLVDRGGRELPIRADYAGTTVDVGPGERIEVRLRPIDPDDEVVRVGPASS; from the coding sequence ATGGGACGGCCCGAGTCCAGGATCGGCGGGCCCGAGGAGATGGAGACGCTCCTCGGGCGGCTCTCAGGGCAGATCGCCCGCGGCAGGCTCCCCGGCGTGCCGCTGCTGCTCATCGGCATCAGGACCCGGGGCGTGCCGATCGCCGAGCGGCTGTCCGGGCTGCTCGAAGGCGTGCCCGTCGGGGCGGTCGACATCACCCTCTACCGGGATGACCTCGGCCTGCAGGGGCACTGGCCCGTCCTGAAGGGGACGGAGGTGCCCTTCGACGTCGACGACGCCGAGATCGTCCTCGTCGACGACGTCCTCTACACCGGCAGGACGGTCCGGGCGGCCATGAACGCCGTCTGCGACCTCGGGCGTCCCGCCCGAGTCCGGCTGGCCGTGCTGGTCGATCGGGGCGGGAGGGAATTGCCCATCCGGGCCGATTACGCCGGCACGACGGTCGACGTCGGACCCGGTGAGCGGATCGAGGTCCGCCTCCGGCCGATCGACCCGGATGACGAGGTCGTCCGGGTCGGCCCCGCCTCCTCCTGA
- a CDS encoding NYN domain-containing protein produces MRLLIDGYNLMHAAGRMGRRFGPDGLRRARHRFLDELAHTLGAEQAGQTTLVFDATTLPLSQAPESSHKGMSVIFAVEEDDADTRIELLIAGDSAPRSLTVVSTDRRIRRAAARRRATAVRSDDFLDYLDTLRARSAAPSPKDRHGLRDRNETPGPDERDDWLRIFAEGDEETGLDPGYGPDPPGWTDEDFERIVREVEAEFRDSIRPLPSRSRKP; encoded by the coding sequence ATGCGGCTTCTGATCGACGGCTACAACCTGATGCATGCCGCCGGTCGGATGGGACGACGGTTCGGGCCCGACGGCCTGCGCCGGGCCCGACACCGATTCCTCGATGAGCTTGCCCATACTCTCGGGGCGGAGCAGGCCGGCCAGACGACCCTCGTCTTCGACGCCACCACGCTCCCCCTGAGTCAAGCACCGGAATCGTCCCATAAGGGGATGTCCGTGATCTTCGCCGTCGAGGAGGACGACGCGGATACCCGGATCGAACTGCTCATCGCCGGAGACTCCGCCCCCAGGTCCCTGACGGTCGTCTCGACCGACCGCCGGATCCGTCGGGCGGCCGCGCGACGCCGGGCCACGGCCGTGCGCTCGGACGATTTCCTGGATTACCTCGACACCCTCCGCGCACGTTCGGCCGCTCCGTCGCCGAAAGACCGCCACGGCCTCCGGGACCGGAACGAGACGCCCGGCCCTGATGAGAGGGACGACTGGCTCCGGATCTTCGCCGAGGGGGACGAGGAGACCGGGCTCGACCCGGGCTATGGTCCCGACCCTCCGGGTTGGACCGATGAGGATTTCGAGCGCATCGTCCGGGAAGTCGAGGCCGAGTTCCGGGACTCGATTCGCCCCCTCCCCTCCCGCTCCCGGAAGCCTTGA
- the argS gene encoding arginine--tRNA ligase yields the protein MNVLHRLRRAFAAASPEGASPDAFAQAVRPSTDPKFGDYQANGCMAAAKATGRNPRELASAVADRVDLGPMAEAPEVAGPGFLNVRLRDDWISAEMSGLLADDRLGVEPTDDPQTIIIDYSSPNVAKPMHVGHIRSTVIGESVSRILSSLGHKVIRDNHLGDWGLQFGQILWGWKNHLDPEAYDREPVAELARLYRLSASKMKAAEELAPKLEKVRALERQGKPDEAASLFSKLFDDAGMSREQAEAAVAEARAVTEASRQETAKLHAGDPENRKLWEQFMPHCLEALEGIYHRLGVRFDVQLGESFYDAMLTEVVESLKQGGLAEASEGATVVFTESTKAPMIVQKRDGAFTYATSDLAKVKYCEDEFDADRLLYVVDSRQGDHFKQVFDVARRWGYADVDFDHVAFGTILGTDRKPFRTRSGDVVGLESLLDEAVAKAREVVEQNSGHLPEDERARVAEVVGIGAVKYADLSQNRLSDYVFDLDKMVAMIGNTATYLQYAYARTRSIFRKGETTPEAIRRARPTILITHPAERALGVALLRLPETLEAAAAELKPNVLADYLFGLANLFSGFFDACPVLKAESAERRDSRLALCDLTGRTLAFGLELLGIEVVDRM from the coding sequence ATGAACGTCCTGCACCGCCTGCGACGCGCCTTCGCCGCCGCCTCACCCGAGGGCGCCTCTCCCGACGCCTTCGCCCAGGCGGTCCGGCCGAGCACCGACCCGAAGTTCGGCGATTATCAGGCCAACGGGTGCATGGCCGCCGCCAAGGCGACCGGCAGGAATCCCCGGGAGCTCGCCTCGGCGGTCGCCGATCGGGTCGATCTCGGGCCGATGGCCGAGGCACCCGAGGTCGCCGGGCCTGGCTTCCTCAACGTCCGGCTCCGGGACGACTGGATCTCGGCCGAGATGTCCGGCCTCCTCGCCGACGACCGCCTCGGCGTCGAGCCGACGGACGACCCGCAGACGATCATCATCGACTATTCCTCGCCGAACGTCGCCAAGCCGATGCACGTCGGCCACATCCGGTCGACCGTCATCGGCGAGAGCGTCTCGCGGATCCTGTCGAGCCTGGGGCACAAGGTCATCCGCGACAACCACCTCGGCGACTGGGGCCTCCAGTTCGGCCAGATCCTCTGGGGCTGGAAGAACCACCTCGACCCCGAGGCGTACGACCGCGAGCCCGTGGCCGAGCTTGCACGGCTCTACCGCCTCTCGGCCTCGAAGATGAAGGCGGCCGAGGAACTCGCCCCGAAGCTGGAGAAGGTCCGGGCGCTGGAGCGGCAGGGGAAGCCCGACGAGGCCGCCTCGCTGTTCTCGAAGCTGTTCGACGACGCCGGGATGTCCCGCGAGCAGGCCGAGGCGGCCGTCGCCGAGGCTCGGGCGGTCACCGAGGCCTCGCGGCAGGAGACGGCGAAGCTCCACGCCGGGGATCCGGAGAACCGGAAGCTCTGGGAGCAGTTCATGCCCCACTGCCTGGAGGCGTTGGAGGGAATCTACCATCGGCTCGGGGTCCGGTTCGACGTCCAGCTGGGCGAGAGCTTCTATGACGCCATGCTCACCGAGGTGGTGGAGAGCCTGAAGCAGGGCGGGCTTGCCGAGGCGAGCGAGGGGGCCACGGTCGTCTTCACCGAGTCGACCAAGGCGCCCATGATCGTGCAGAAGCGGGACGGCGCATTCACCTATGCCACCAGCGACCTGGCGAAGGTCAAGTACTGCGAGGACGAGTTCGACGCCGACCGGCTGCTCTACGTCGTCGACAGCCGCCAGGGGGACCACTTCAAGCAGGTCTTCGACGTCGCTCGTCGCTGGGGCTATGCCGACGTCGATTTCGACCACGTCGCCTTCGGCACCATCCTGGGGACCGACCGAAAGCCGTTCCGGACGAGGTCGGGCGACGTGGTCGGGCTGGAGTCCCTGCTGGATGAGGCGGTGGCCAAGGCCCGGGAGGTCGTCGAGCAGAACAGCGGCCACCTGCCCGAGGACGAGCGGGCTCGGGTTGCGGAGGTCGTCGGCATCGGCGCGGTGAAGTATGCCGACCTGTCGCAGAACCGGCTGAGCGACTACGTGTTTGACCTCGACAAGATGGTCGCCATGATCGGCAACACGGCGACCTACCTCCAGTACGCCTACGCCCGGACCCGCTCGATCTTCCGCAAGGGGGAGACGACCCCGGAGGCGATCCGCCGGGCCCGGCCGACGATCCTGATCACCCACCCGGCGGAGCGGGCGCTGGGCGTCGCGTTGCTCCGGCTGCCGGAGACCCTGGAGGCCGCCGCCGCCGAGCTGAAGCCGAACGTGCTGGCCGACTACCTGTTCGGTTTGGCGAACCTCTTCAGCGGCTTCTTCGATGCCTGCCCGGTGCTGAAGGCCGAGTCGGCCGAGCGGCGGGACAGCCGGCTCGCCCTGTGCGACCTGACCGGCCGGACCCTGGCCTTCGGGCTCGAGCTGCTCGGGATCGAGGTGGTCGACCGGATGTGA
- a CDS encoding dihydroorotase, which translates to MSTIHIKGGRVIDPGQGVDASLDVWLRDRKVLAVGREGPGDADEVIDAGGLIVCPGLIDCHVHLREPGNEEDETIATGADAALAGGVTTVACMPNTIPPLDTPAGVEYIVLQAKRAKKCNVYPVGAVSKGRSGGELAELGRLVEAGAVAFTDDGAPVANPSLMKRALQYASMFDKVIMQHCQVMELTDGGVMNGGYQSMRLGIPGMPPEAEDIMVARDIRLAEVTGGRLHIQHISTARAVEVVREGKRRGVRVTAEACPHHFTLTDDRLESFDSHFKMNPPLRTSEDVQAVIEGLTDGTIEVLSTDHAPHAPEKKARELNLAPFGIIGLETLVPLVVTHLIGPGHLDWPTAIRMLTVAPADLLGLGHRKGSLAPGFDADVTILDPSARWTVDPGRSRSKSRNTPFGGWEVTGRAHTVIVNGEIRFRHDPGERGDLPAG; encoded by the coding sequence GTGAGTACGATCCACATCAAGGGCGGCCGCGTGATCGACCCCGGCCAGGGGGTCGACGCCTCGCTCGACGTCTGGCTCCGCGACCGCAAGGTGCTCGCCGTCGGCCGGGAAGGGCCCGGCGACGCGGACGAGGTGATCGACGCGGGCGGCCTGATCGTCTGCCCCGGGCTGATCGACTGCCACGTCCACCTCCGGGAGCCCGGCAACGAGGAGGACGAGACGATCGCCACCGGGGCCGATGCCGCCCTGGCCGGGGGCGTGACCACCGTCGCCTGCATGCCGAACACGATCCCGCCGCTCGACACCCCCGCCGGGGTCGAATACATCGTGCTCCAGGCCAAGCGGGCGAAGAAGTGCAACGTCTACCCGGTCGGCGCCGTCAGCAAGGGCCGGTCGGGCGGCGAGCTCGCCGAGCTGGGACGCCTGGTCGAGGCCGGGGCCGTCGCCTTCACCGACGACGGCGCCCCGGTCGCCAACCCCTCCCTGATGAAGCGGGCACTCCAGTATGCGAGCATGTTCGACAAGGTCATCATGCAGCACTGCCAGGTGATGGAACTGACCGACGGGGGCGTGATGAACGGCGGCTACCAGTCGATGCGACTGGGGATCCCCGGCATGCCGCCGGAGGCCGAGGACATCATGGTGGCCCGGGACATCCGGCTGGCCGAGGTCACCGGTGGCCGGCTGCACATCCAGCACATCTCGACGGCCAGGGCCGTCGAGGTCGTCCGGGAGGGGAAGCGACGGGGGGTCCGCGTGACGGCCGAGGCCTGCCCGCACCACTTCACCCTGACCGACGACCGGCTCGAATCGTTCGATTCGCATTTCAAAATGAATCCGCCCTTGAGGACGTCGGAGGACGTGCAGGCCGTGATCGAGGGGCTGACCGACGGCACGATCGAGGTCCTGTCCACCGACCATGCCCCGCACGCCCCGGAGAAGAAGGCCCGGGAGCTGAACCTCGCCCCGTTCGGGATCATCGGCCTGGAGACGCTCGTCCCCCTGGTGGTCACGCACCTGATCGGGCCCGGCCACCTCGACTGGCCGACCGCCATCCGGATGCTCACCGTCGCCCCGGCCGACCTCCTCGGGCTGGGCCACCGCAAGGGGAGCCTTGCTCCCGGTTTCGACGCCGACGTGACGATCCTCGACCCCTCGGCCCGATGGACCGTCGACCCGGGACGATCTCGCTCCAAGAGTCGCAATACCCCGTTCGGCGGCTGGGAGGTCACCGGCCGTGCCCACACGGTGATCGTCAACGGCGAGATCCGATTCCGCCACGATCCGGGCGAACGGGGCGATCTCCCGGCTGGCTGA
- a CDS encoding STAS domain-containing protein has translation MDRALTSTADQAVRGPGDAYAPSLDSTESDRRLEDWIASRLEGKPDRPRHSTWSIRMPPEVVGGRAGDCENADFRAGTNPGWKRVNVDPIGDVIVVTPVDSQLLGEVTLAELRSELFRLCDAGCGRLVLNLARVDRFSSQFLELLITLDRHCSMVPGGTLRVCMVGPELARLLAISGLDRRFGIAPDLPQALAAPWPSTPRTVPVEILEELIRRPTSPTTGEEAPDPSPAVPPPGAGPTSLAALVIRVAGTEPRVVPIPEAGLRIGRDASCEVLVSDPAVSRVHAWVGPRDGRLTLEDLGSTNGTSISGRVIRAEGVWIRAGSEFSIGPGRFGLSDAPDPIVEDILDEWSHAPEAPESVPGPTMCLLSGSGDDPDADPHAAGDPFTIRCEAIEGVLVLTPMVPRLDDEAAIGPIRDRIDALIRESGPTPRIVVNLAPLVSLSGRGIGLLLSQQLRLRREGGGVRLAQPNAAVATAMEIVSLSTLIETFPTIHDAVLTRWAD, from the coding sequence ATGGACCGCGCACTCACCTCGACGGCCGACCAGGCCGTCCGTGGGCCGGGGGACGCTTACGCCCCGAGCCTCGACTCGACCGAGTCCGATCGCCGCCTGGAGGACTGGATCGCGTCCCGCCTGGAGGGCAAGCCCGATCGGCCGAGGCATTCGACCTGGTCGATCCGAATGCCCCCCGAGGTGGTTGGCGGTCGTGCCGGCGATTGCGAGAACGCCGACTTCCGCGCCGGCACAAATCCCGGCTGGAAACGGGTCAACGTCGACCCGATCGGCGATGTGATCGTCGTCACCCCGGTCGATTCGCAGTTGCTCGGCGAGGTGACCCTCGCCGAACTCCGAAGCGAGCTCTTCCGGCTCTGCGACGCCGGTTGCGGTCGGCTCGTCCTGAATCTGGCCCGAGTCGACCGGTTCTCCAGCCAGTTCCTCGAGTTGCTGATCACGCTCGATCGCCATTGTTCGATGGTTCCTGGCGGGACGCTGAGGGTTTGCATGGTCGGCCCGGAGTTGGCGAGGCTCCTCGCGATCTCCGGGCTCGATCGGCGGTTCGGGATCGCACCCGATCTCCCCCAGGCGCTGGCCGCCCCTTGGCCGTCGACGCCGAGGACGGTCCCGGTCGAGATCCTCGAGGAACTCATCCGCCGACCAACCTCCCCGACCACGGGCGAGGAAGCCCCCGATCCGTCGCCCGCCGTGCCGCCGCCCGGGGCCGGTCCCACATCTCTGGCGGCCCTCGTGATCCGGGTGGCGGGGACCGAGCCGCGAGTCGTGCCCATCCCCGAGGCCGGGCTCCGGATCGGCCGCGACGCCTCGTGCGAGGTGCTCGTGAGCGACCCGGCGGTGAGTCGGGTTCACGCCTGGGTCGGGCCCCGGGACGGCCGGCTCACGCTCGAGGATCTCGGTTCGACGAACGGGACCTCGATCTCGGGACGTGTCATCCGGGCCGAAGGGGTCTGGATTCGGGCCGGTTCGGAGTTCTCGATCGGCCCGGGCCGATTCGGGCTGTCCGACGCTCCCGACCCGATCGTCGAGGACATCCTCGACGAATGGTCTCACGCCCCGGAGGCTCCCGAATCGGTCCCCGGCCCCACGATGTGCCTTCTGTCAGGGAGCGGCGACGACCCCGATGCCGATCCTCATGCCGCGGGCGATCCGTTCACGATCCGCTGCGAGGCGATCGAGGGGGTCCTGGTCCTCACCCCGATGGTCCCTCGGCTCGACGACGAGGCGGCGATCGGCCCGATCCGGGATCGGATCGATGCACTGATCCGGGAGTCGGGACCGACGCCCCGGATCGTCGTCAACCTCGCACCCCTCGTGTCGCTCTCGGGGCGGGGGATCGGGCTATTGCTCTCCCAGCAACTCCGGCTTCGGCGGGAGGGCGGTGGGGTCCGGCTCGCCCAGCCGAATGCGGCGGTCGCGACGGCAATGGAGATCGTCAGCCTGTCCACGCTCATCGAGACGTTCCCGACGATCCACGACGCCGTGCTCACCCGATGGGCCGACTGA
- the rpsN gene encoding 30S ribosomal protein S14, with protein sequence MASKSSVEKMKRIEELVAKYAERRKALKEAGDYAGLARLPRNSSPVRHRRMCALTGRSRGNYRKFGISRIMLRQLAHEGKIPGMKKASW encoded by the coding sequence ATGGCCTCGAAGTCCAGCGTCGAGAAGATGAAGCGGATCGAGGAACTGGTCGCCAAGTACGCCGAGCGACGCAAGGCCCTCAAGGAGGCGGGCGACTACGCCGGCCTGGCCCGCCTGCCCCGGAACTCCAGCCCGGTCCGGCATCGCCGGATGTGCGCGCTGACGGGTCGCTCTCGCGGCAACTATCGCAAGTTCGGCATCTCCCGAATCATGCTGCGCCAGCTCGCCCACGAGGGGAAGATCCCGGGGATGAAGAAGGCGAGCTGGTAA
- a CDS encoding alpha/beta hydrolase: protein MPCSSGARRACPASRLVLTSFLLVMHSPQASSQDRRPGASVSPGVELIRDVEYGTGGERPLLLHVILPSESPGRPMPAVVWIHGGAWRGGSRDGGIRRLMPLVRRGYVGASIEYRLSGEATFPAQIEDCKAAIRFLRSHAAEYGIDARRIGVWGDSAGGHLAALLGTSGGVEDLAGRGGSPGESDRVQAVCDFFGPTDLLLMNEQGSRMDHDAADSPESLLIGGPIQALPGLAARANPITYVSPDDPPFLLVHGDRDELVPLGQSELLRDALRAAGVPATLHVVEGGGHGQGFPPEVDRLVVEFFDRTLRGEGESAAVEEREAAVPCN, encoded by the coding sequence ATGCCCTGCTCCTCCGGTGCTCGACGCGCATGCCCTGCGAGTCGTCTCGTCCTCACCTCGTTCCTGCTCGTGATGCACTCCCCCCAGGCGTCCTCCCAGGATCGTCGGCCGGGGGCGAGCGTGTCTCCCGGGGTCGAGCTGATCCGGGACGTCGAATATGGCACGGGCGGCGAGCGTCCGCTGCTTCTGCACGTCATCCTGCCCTCGGAGTCCCCGGGGCGACCGATGCCCGCGGTCGTCTGGATCCACGGCGGGGCCTGGCGAGGCGGGAGTCGGGACGGCGGGATCCGGCGGCTCATGCCGCTGGTCCGCCGGGGATACGTCGGGGCGTCGATCGAGTATCGCCTTTCCGGGGAGGCCACGTTCCCCGCCCAGATCGAGGACTGCAAGGCCGCGATCCGGTTCCTCCGGTCGCACGCGGCGGAGTATGGAATCGACGCCCGGCGGATCGGCGTCTGGGGAGATTCCGCCGGCGGGCACCTGGCCGCACTCCTGGGGACCTCGGGAGGGGTCGAGGACCTCGCAGGGAGGGGTGGCAGTCCTGGGGAATCGGATCGGGTCCAGGCGGTCTGCGACTTCTTCGGGCCGACCGACCTGCTGCTCATGAACGAACAGGGCAGCCGGATGGACCACGACGCGGCCGACTCCCCCGAGTCGCTCCTCATCGGCGGCCCGATCCAGGCCCTTCCCGGGCTGGCCGCACGGGCGAATCCGATCACTTACGTCTCCCCCGATGATCCGCCGTTCCTCCTCGTCCACGGCGACCGAGACGAGCTCGTCCCCCTCGGCCAGAGCGAGTTGCTCCGGGACGCCTTGAGGGCGGCGGGGGTCCCCGCGACCCTCCACGTCGTCGAGGGGGGAGGTCACGGCCAGGGCTTCCCGCCCGAAGTCGATCGCCTGGTCGTCGAGTTCTTCGACCGGACCCTCCGGGGTGAGGGGGAATCCGCCGCCGTCGAGGAACGGGAGGCGGCCGTCCCTTGCAACTGA
- the sucC gene encoding ADP-forming succinate--CoA ligase subunit beta, with product MKIHEYQGKDLLKASGVAVQEGKVASTPEEAARAFEELGCTLGIVKAQVHAGGRGKGIAIGPDADRAEALAIASGQKPRPEGIARGVQLVRSAEEARAAAESLLDKTLVTYQTGSDGAKITKVLVAVGHDISRELYLGMAVDRAVQAPVLMASTEGGVEIEEVAQRTPEKIHREPIDVGIGLADFQARKLVKALGLEGAAGKKGLAFFKNFTRFFLDSDCSLAEINPLIVTDSGEVLALDCKLNFDDNAMYRHPDIAALLDPAEEDPNEMRAGEHGLSYVQLDGDIACLVNGAGLAMSTMDVIKYHGGEPANFLDVGGGANKDQVLEAFRILLASDRVKAVLVNIFGGIMKCDTIASALLAAYDEIDFKVPLVVRLEGTNVEQGMKLLEESGRKIITAKGLTDAAKKVVAAAKGS from the coding sequence ATGAAGATCCACGAGTACCAGGGCAAGGACCTGCTGAAGGCTTCCGGAGTCGCAGTCCAGGAGGGCAAGGTCGCCTCGACCCCCGAGGAGGCCGCCAGGGCGTTCGAGGAGCTGGGCTGCACCCTCGGCATCGTCAAGGCACAGGTCCACGCCGGGGGCCGGGGCAAGGGGATCGCCATCGGCCCCGACGCCGACCGGGCCGAGGCCCTGGCCATCGCCTCCGGCCAGAAGCCCCGGCCGGAAGGGATCGCCCGGGGCGTCCAGCTCGTCCGGTCGGCCGAGGAGGCGAGGGCAGCCGCCGAGAGTCTGCTCGACAAGACGCTCGTCACCTATCAGACCGGGAGCGACGGGGCGAAGATCACCAAGGTGCTCGTCGCCGTGGGGCACGACATCTCCCGGGAGCTGTACCTCGGGATGGCCGTCGACCGGGCCGTCCAGGCCCCCGTGCTCATGGCTTCGACCGAGGGCGGCGTCGAGATCGAGGAGGTCGCGCAGCGGACGCCCGAGAAGATCCATCGGGAGCCGATCGACGTCGGCATCGGCCTGGCCGACTTCCAGGCACGGAAATTGGTCAAGGCGCTCGGGCTGGAAGGGGCGGCCGGCAAGAAGGGGCTCGCCTTCTTCAAGAACTTCACGAGGTTCTTCCTGGACTCGGACTGTTCGCTCGCCGAGATCAATCCGCTGATCGTCACCGATTCCGGGGAGGTACTCGCCCTCGACTGCAAGCTCAATTTCGATGACAACGCGATGTACCGCCACCCCGACATCGCCGCGTTGCTCGACCCCGCCGAGGAGGATCCGAACGAGATGCGGGCGGGGGAGCACGGGCTCTCCTACGTCCAGCTCGACGGAGACATCGCCTGCCTCGTGAACGGCGCCGGGCTGGCGATGTCGACGATGGACGTGATCAAGTATCACGGCGGGGAGCCGGCGAATTTTCTCGACGTTGGCGGCGGGGCCAACAAGGACCAGGTGCTGGAGGCCTTCCGGATCCTCCTCGCCTCGGACAGGGTGAAGGCCGTGCTCGTGAACATCTTCGGCGGCATCATGAAGTGCGACACGATCGCCTCCGCCTTGCTCGCCGCCTACGACGAGATCGACTTCAAGGTCCCCCTGGTCGTCCGCCTCGAAGGCACGAACGTCGAGCAAGGGATGAAGCTCCTCGAGGAATCCGGCCGCAAGATCATCACCGCCAAGGGCCTGACCGACGCCGCGAAGAAGGTAGTCGCCGCGGCGAAGGGGTCCTAG
- a CDS encoding aspartate carbamoyltransferase catalytic subunit — translation MSTAPAPTGDAPRPAAPWNRRHLLGLEELSAEEITAILDTADSFAEVSDRPRKKVPALQGKVVFNLFFENSTRTRTSFSLAAKRLSADVQDFTASTSSLSKGESFIDTARNIEAMGCDVMIVRHSISGAPKLLAQHVRSSVINAGDGAHEHPTQGLLDLLTIRRKKGSIAGLTVGLVGDIAHSRVARSNIWGLKKLGAKVILCGPPTLVPRGFERLGCEVAHHLDDVLPRLDVINVLRIQFERQQKGLFPSVSEYFHFYGMTRERLGRSRPDLLLLAPGPINRGVELTPEVADGPNSAILDQVTNGLAVRMAVLYLVSGLPQARNPVA, via the coding sequence GTGAGCACCGCCCCGGCCCCGACCGGCGACGCGCCGAGACCGGCCGCACCCTGGAACCGGCGCCACCTGCTCGGCCTCGAGGAACTCTCCGCCGAGGAGATCACCGCCATCCTCGACACCGCCGACTCCTTCGCCGAGGTCTCCGACCGCCCCCGGAAGAAGGTCCCCGCCTTACAAGGCAAGGTGGTCTTCAACCTCTTCTTCGAGAACTCGACCCGCACCCGGACCAGTTTCAGCCTCGCGGCGAAGCGTCTCTCGGCCGACGTCCAGGACTTCACCGCGAGCACCTCGAGCCTCTCCAAGGGGGAGTCGTTCATCGACACCGCCCGGAACATCGAGGCGATGGGCTGCGACGTGATGATCGTCCGGCACTCGATCTCCGGCGCCCCCAAGCTCCTCGCCCAGCACGTGCGGTCCTCCGTCATCAACGCCGGGGACGGCGCCCACGAGCACCCGACCCAGGGGCTGCTCGACCTGCTGACCATCCGCCGCAAGAAGGGGAGCATCGCCGGGTTGACGGTCGGCCTCGTCGGGGACATCGCGCATTCCCGGGTCGCCCGGTCGAACATCTGGGGCCTGAAAAAACTCGGCGCGAAGGTGATCCTCTGCGGCCCGCCGACGCTCGTCCCCCGGGGCTTCGAGCGCCTCGGCTGCGAGGTCGCCCACCACCTGGATGACGTCCTCCCGAGGCTCGACGTCATCAACGTCCTCCGCATCCAGTTCGAGCGGCAGCAGAAGGGGCTTTTCCCGTCCGTCTCGGAATACTTCCACTTCTACGGCATGACCCGGGAGCGGCTGGGGCGCTCCCGACCCGACCTGCTGCTGCTCGCCCCCGGCCCGATCAACCGGGGCGTCGAGCTGACCCCCGAGGTCGCCGACGGCCCGAATTCCGCGATCCTCGACCAGGTGACCAACGGCCTGGCCGTCCGGATGGCGGTCCTGTATCTCGTCAGCGGGCTGCCCCAGGCCCGGAATCCGGTCGCCTGA